CTCACATCAGAAATTGTTGATAGCATAAACACAATTTTTCGGACAGGGCTAGACCAATTACAACAACAAACTAAGCTCGAATTTCAGCAGATCAAAGAAACCTTGACCGATTTACAACAATCCATTCACGATCGACAGCAAAAAATAGCCATTACCCAAGAACAGCTAGCAACTTCACAGCGCGAAGCAGATGTTCAGTTTCGTTTAATGGCTGCAATTGCAAAAGAGTTTACCCTGCTACCAAATTTACCCTTACAATTACAGGCTTTGGCTCAACAATGTCTCCTTAATTCAACAGATATTCTAGCCCACAAGTCGTACTTTTCGTCTAGGGTTCAGTTTTTGAGAAGTCATATTGAAAAACTCACAAGCTTAATTTCTTCTCTCGATCTTAATACAGTACTTTCAACGCTGAAAAATATAGTTGATATAGAAAATTTTCACCATCAAAAGCATACTAATAATACACTTTATCGACTCACAGAATCGCAAGCTCAACTACAAACAGTAGAAACCCAGTTACAGCAACAACTAGAGCAAATAGAACAAGAGCGTAGTTGGTGGCAATCAGCATACGAAGCAATTCCCGAACGCTTGAAGCCGATTCCTACTACTCACTTATTTAGTCCAGAATTCCTACATCAAGTCAAAACTCAGTTTGATACTTGGCAACAAGAACTTACTCAAGAAGAAGCTTATCTCAGACGATATCAGCACTTTGTTTCAGACTGGATTTCTAAACTACGTAACCCATCAGCACAAGACCAAAATGAATTAAGACAGATTTACCTCAATAATGCCAATGTCATTGGTATCACGTGCGTTCAGGCTGCAAGTCGAGAGTTTTCCGAAGAATTTCAAAATTTTGATGTTGTCATCATCGATGAAGTTAGTAAGTGTACTCCGCCAGAGTTACTGATTCCAGCTTTAAAAGGTAAAAAGTTAGTTTGAGTTGGCGATCGTCGCCAGCTACCACCTATGCTTGATACTCACTCTTTAGAAGAAGTTGCTCAGGCTTTAGGAAGTCCGCGAGATGAGCTTGAATTTTTAGAAGAATCATTATTTAAAAGACAATTTGAAGCAGCACGCGCCAGTATCAAACAGATGCTAAATGTTCAGTATAGGATGCATCCTCATATTATGGGAGCAATTAATCAGTTTTATGAAAACAAACTAGAATGCGGTATTCTCAAACCGGAAATACAACGCGCTCATAAATTAGCAGGGACTATTTTTCAAGAAAAACAACATATCGTTTGGATTTCCACACCTATTGGCAAAGGCTTTGAAGAACAACGTGATGGTCATTCATTCTTCAACCTGCGAGAAGTTGACATCATCGAAAAACTGTGTCGGCAAATAGAAGATGTATGGACTTCTAAAGTCGCAAATGGCAAACCTAAAAAAGAAATTGCTGTAATTACATTTTATGGCGCTCAGTTGCGAAAAATCGATCGGAGATTAGACGCTCAAGCTTTTCCTTCTTTACACATTCGTACTGGGACTGTTGACCGTTTTCAAGGAATGGAACGACCAGTGACGATCGTAAGTATGGTGCGCAACAATCGCGATGGAGATGTCGGATTTGCCAAAAAACCCGAACGAGTCAACGTGGCATTTTCGCGCGCGCAAGAATTGCTGATCGTTGTGGGGTGTCATGACTTGTTTACCCAGCAAGCAGGGCGATCGGGAAGTATGTATTTGAATGTTTCTCACGTTGTACGTCGTCACGAAGGATTTATAGATGTTTCGCGCATTCTCGGCTAAACCAATTGAGCCACAACTGCAAAAGTGGGTGGATGAAATTGAAGCGCAAAGTTCTGGGTTAACTGTTTTAGCAGCACGTCAATTTTGCTATAGCGTGTATCAAATTCCAGTAGAAGTGACTATTAGCGAACCGCGCAAATTCAATGTATTAGAAGAATTTGTGCTGCGTGCAGGTATTGAGCTTGACCCACCGCCAACGGAGGATGAATTAGCGACTGTATTAGGACTTGACTCGGTGTTCGTGCGCAATATTACAGCAAATCTGCGGGCTTTGCAAACACTGGAGAGTACACCCACAATTGCAGTAACTCCTCAAGGGCGACAATTCTATCAGCAGGGATCTGTACCACAGCCACCCACCAAAGTCCAAATTTATGCGATCGCCGATCCTTTGGTTGGAAACCTGACTTTTCAATTCGACTCGCTCAACGACATCATTTTCAATCAACTCGATTTAGCTAATTTCGTCACCTTAGAAAATCGCATTCCTGATATTTCATCCTTGCCACTCACAGAACTACAGCAATTTATTCAAGCGTCAGGGTTAGGACTACACGCACCAGAGTCAGGTAAAGCGATCGCAGCTTGTTGTGTAGTTACTCCCACACAAACACTTTGGCGAACAATGTCGCTGTTCGTCATCTTTGATGGACTTGAAGATAAACTGCGACTGCAAGTTAGACGGGGTAAGCAAATCTTAGAAGAAGCCTCGCGCTGGCTAGAGGAATTGAAAGTTGAAGGTAAAATTCGTTTAGATGCTTTGTGCGACCTCTCAGATGACATTATTGCAAAAGAACGCGCCGCAACGCTGAATCAAAAAAATGCTGAAGTTGAAGCCAGACTCGAAAAGATTCGACAGCAGGCGCTAGAAACAGCAAGAATACAAAGACAACAGCTACAAGATCTTATCCCTGAAACGGGTACAGCAATTCAGTTACGCGATGGAGAAATTCATCAAGCGTTCTTCGATGTTCTCGATCGCGCACAATACCAGATTCTCATATACTCTCCTTGGGTGAGCGAGGCGGTTGTAGACAATGAGTTGTTGCAACTCCTTCAGAAGGCAGCAGATCGCGGAGTTTGGATTTTGATTGGACATGGAATTGCTCGCAAACAAGAAGACGAGGATAGACCAATTCCCCTAGAAGTTGAAGCGAAACTACGTGCAATTGAAACTCCTGAGGGATTATCCGCTGTCCAGATTTATTGGTTAGGAAATTCTCACGCGAAAGAAATCATAGTTGATGGCAAAGTTCATCTTTGTGGAAGTCATAACTGGCTATCCTATCGAGGAGATTGGCTACCGCGTGGCGAGACAGTTTATAAAGTTACTATTCCTACGCAAGTTCAAGAAGCTCGCAAATTTTTAGCACAGCGCTTTCAAGTTCGCGCACAAAAATTATGGGATGCCGCAATGCTAACACGCAATCCAGCCCAAGCTGAAGTACCGCTTTGTATTTGGGGGGCGTTGGGTATGGAAGAAATAGCACTTCACCAGTTAGAACAACATCATTTCTTAGAACTTTTACCAGTATGGTTACGCGTTGTTTGCCAAGGTTTAAGGTTAGACTTGACACCACGCTTATTAAATGCTGTCGCAGCAGCACTATCGTTGCTTGCTGAGGTTTCAGAGCAAGAACCCTATATCAAGGAGCTTAAGGCGGGATGGTATCAAGTTATGCGGGCGATCGCCAAACGAGATCGCAATACGGCTTTGACACTGCTCAACGATCGCGCTTGGTCGCAGTTCATCCGTTTGGGAATGACTCATACGCCAAAGGACTCGCCTGAGGAGTTTATCTTACGTTGCCCATAAATTCCTACTCATCAATTTGCCACGAATCTTTAGTCAGTTCCTCATCGACAATTCGCTTAGGACGCAACACGAGGACAATTCGACCGAGGAGTGGAGTCTCAGTAGCGCTATCGAACCACTGAAATTCTAGTTGTCCTGATTGTTCAACAACAAAGTAACTGTTCGCATCCCATTCGCGTTGCGCGCGATCGACAATGACTAAAACTTGTTCTTTGCTACTATCGGTTTGATTCGGCAGGCGATCGCTCGTACACAAAATCGCAATAGGGTCTGTCGTTCCTAAAACAACTTGCCATCCTGGTAATGGTACCCACGCTTGTTCGCCAGCAAACTTGACCATACGAAACGGTTCAAGTTCTTCAACTAAGGGAACTGCTTTAATGTCATCCGCCTTCAGAGGCATTTCGCCAACAACGGGCACAAGACGCGGTAATTCTTCCTCGGCTTCGAGACGGTAAAACGGCAAACGCGGTGCAGGGCGCTTGGAGACAGCTGTAAAATCGACTAAAAGTTGCTCAATTTGTTCTCTAGCAGTCGCAGTATGGGCAAATCTCAAGCCTTTAGCAATGAGACGCGATCGCTCTTGTAGATCGTTTTTTTGCCGCGCCAGTTTCCAACACTGATAGGCAATGGCATCCCCTGGATGATTAGAAAAACCTGTGGGTAAGGTGCGAAATCGGGAAAATTCTTTAACAGCTTTAGCAACTTCTTTTGCTTCATCCACATCAAGCCGATGCAATAAAATCAACTCAGCTGCAGCCGCGCGTTCAGCTTGTGTCAATAAACGAAGTTCGTATAATACATCGCTACCCCGTTGAGCATAGTGCGATCGCACTTCGGGTGGGGCTTCGGCTTTCTCGATCGAGTCGTATACTTGCGCGCCTACGATGATTTGATTTTGCTGCACTGGCTCAAATCCCGTCGCTTCAAAAATTGCTTGAGAACTATAACCAGACTTTTGGAGCTTGGCGCAAGCTCTACCCCATTCTACCCAATTGCCTTGTTTTTGCCGCAGCGATCGCAACAATTCCTCAATTGCTTCAGAAGACTCTTTGCCACCACTATTAGCAGGATTCGCCGGTAATTCAGTCATAATCTCAGCAACTCTTCAGCACAAATTCTATTTTAATGTGAAGAGTGTAGAGGAAGCAGAAGAAGCAGAGGTGCAGAGGAAGCAGAGGAGAAATAATACACTAAAATTCTTTTGCACTAACAACTAGCCACTTTCTATGACTTCAACTCAAATCCGCGATATTTTCGACCGTATTGCGCCAGTTTATGACCAAATGAACGATTGGCTAAGTTTAGGTCAACACCGTATTTGGAAGCAAATGACCGTGAAATGGAGTGGTGCACAAGCTGGAGATACGTGTCTAGATTTATGCTGTGGAAGTGGCGACTTAGCATTGCGGCTGAGTCGTGTTGTAGGCACTACAGGTCACGTGTATGGCGTGGATTTTTCACCACAGCTACTGGCGATCGCCCAACAACGTTCGCAAAGACATTCCACTTCCATTACCTGGATAGAAGCCGATGTTTTAGCATTACCCTTTGCAGATAATTTCTTTGATGCAGCGACAATGGGCTACGGATTGCGGAATGTTGTCGATATTCCGCGTTGTCTTCAAGAGTTACACCGCGTACTCAGACCTGGTGCCAAAGCTGCTATCTTAGACTTTCACCGTCCTAGTAATTCGCAAATGCGAGCGTTTCAGCAGTGGTATCTCGATACAATAGTAGTTCCACTCGCACGCCAGCTAGGTCTAACCGAAGAGTACGCATACATTAGTCCTAGTTTAGAGCGATTTCCTACCGGTTCAGAACAAGTCAAGTTAGCTCAAGATGCAGGCTTTACCAAAGCCACACATTACCCTATTGCTAGCGGTATGATGGGAGTATTGACAATAAAAAAATCATAAATTTACACGCAGCTTTTTATATTGGTTCGCATCCTTGGACTGGTCTAACCTATGGCTCTATGCGGCTCCTCCTGTACTAGGAGCAATCATTGGCTATTTTACCAACGACATAGCCATTAAGATGCTCTTTCGTCCCTACCGGACACTATATATAGGTGGAAAACGCGTACCTTTTACCCCTGGATTGATTCCCCGCAACCAAGAACGTTTAGCTATGCGGGTTGCTGATACAATCATGGGGTCATTGCTGACGCCAGAAGAATTGCAGAATTTGGCACGACGCTTACTGCAACCTGAACGCGTGCAGGCTGGTATTTTATGGTTACTACGACTAGCTTTAGATCAAATTCGCTTAGACAAAGAGCAGAAAACTGCCAAAATCATAGCAAATATTCTCAGAGATCTACTTGGTCAATCCTTACCGCGTTTACTCAAAGTTTTAGCACGACGTGAAGATTTTTTAGAAGCACAAATCAATCAAATTTTTGACCAAGTACTCCTGGAATTTCAACTGAGTGACGAACAAGCGACTAAACTTGCAGATTGGTTGTTACAAGTCGTTTTACCACCTGATGTCATTCGTCAGTTGTTAGTTGACTTTCTTACCGATCGCACAATTCAAATCATCGATGAAGGTTTCAGGGAAAAAGCTAGCGGAACTTATTGGGTAGTTGCTAATTTATTTGGGTTACGCAACACTTTAACTCGCCTGAGAACCTATTGTTTAGATGAAAAAGAGGCTACCAATGAACGTATTCAAGAATTGATTCGTTCTTTGGAAGTTCGTAACCGTCTTAAGACTTGGTTGCAGAATTTGTCTTTACAAAACTTACCAGTTTCTACAGTTCGCCAATTACGTAAAACAATCCGCGACACGATTCGCAGTTATTTACAACTCCGTGGTGGTGAATTTCTCCAAGGATTAAGTGATTCATTAGATTGGGAGAATATTGCCAGCATCCTCTTAAATCGTCTGCGCAACTCTGCGGTTGTCAATACTTCTTTAGATGTTGTTAGCAAAGAACTCGCTTTAATTTTGGAGCGCTACTTAGAACGTGACTTAGAAAATATCGTGGCGCAAGCAATTCCCATCTTGTCGATCGATCAAGTTATCGTTGACCGCGTTAAATCGACTTCTGCTGCGGATTTAGAAACTGCAGTAGAAGGAATTGTCAAAAATGAGCTACAAGCGATTGTTAATTTGGGTGGAGTATTGGGGTTTGTCGTTGGTTTGCTACAAACCGTATTTTTGGTAATTCGTAATTTTTAGTAGTTGCCTCCGGCGCGCTACGCGAACATAATTCGTAGTTAAATGAGATTGTGTTAGGAGTCTGGATTTTGGGATGTAATGCCGCTATTAAGAGTAGTTGTGTAACGCACAAGTTGTCCGAGGCGTTGGCGGAGAGTTTCTAGTCCTAAGCGCTCGCTTGCAGAAATATACACTGCTTGCGGAAATTCTTCTTGGGCAACGGCTAGTGTATCGCTGTCAACGCAGTCAACTTTGTTTAGAGCTATCAGCATTGGACCTGGGGTTACTGGCATTTCTGACAGAATACTCATCACTGAGCGAATCTGGCTTTGCCATGCTGGGTGCGAAAGATCCACGACGTGAAGTAGCGCATCAGCTTCTGTCACTTCTTCTAAAGTGGCGCGAAACGCATCCATTAATGATGCGGGAAGTTCGTGAATAAAACCTACCGTATCTGTTAAGACAATGGTTTGTGGTTCTCCACTCACACCGGGAATAACTAACCGGCGAGTTGTCGGATCGAGTGTCGCGAATAACTGATCTGCTGTGTAAACCTCTGCATTAGTTAGTGCATTGAGGAGCGTAGATTTTCCGGCATTGGTATAACCAACGATCGCTACCGATGGAACTTCGCGATGTTGGCGCTGTTGTCGCAGACGCGAGCGATGTGCTTGTAATTGATTGACTTCTTCTTGTAGCTTAGCAATGCGACGAGCGATCGCGCGGCGCTCGGTTTCTAGTTTTGTTTCACCAGGTCCGCGCGTGCCAATTCCACCACCGAGGCGAGACATTGCTTGACCCCGCCCTGTTAGTCGCGGCAGCATATATTCAAGTTGGGCAAGTTCGACTTGTAATTTACCCGCACGCGTGCGAGCGCGTTGCGCAAAAATGTCTAAGATCACTTCGGTACGGTCAACAACCCGAATTCCAATTTGCGTTTCTAGGTTGCGGACTTGCGCAGGGGAAAGATCTCGGTCAAAAACAATCAAGTTGGCACCTAGGGTTTGTGCTGTTAACGCAATTTCCTGCACTTTTCCTTCACCAACCGCAGTTTGAGGATGCGGACGCGATCGCTTTTGGCGAAATGTTTGTAACACTTCTCCCCCAGCAGAATCAACTAAACGCGCTAACTCGTCGAGCGTATCTTGAAATGCTTGGGGTGTGATATCGTCGGTTTGAACTCCCACAATTAATACGCGATCGCGGTCGGTATCTACCTGCGTTGCAACGTATTCGCGCCGAAATTCAGCTTCGAGTCCTTCAACTAAATCAAGAAAATCTTGATTGCTAAGAACATCTAAACTCAGTGGTTGCGACACACTCCAACTCGCGAGTGGTGCAGTGCGCGTCTGCTGCGTATCAGTTTCTGCTGCTTCGGTGCTAGGAACTAAATGCGCTAGATATGTTTCTTTTACGTAACCTGTTGCTCCTCCACCACGCCGTTGAAATCCTGAGCCTGTGATGTTGAGTACCGCTAGAACATCTAATCTTTGCAGCGCCATTGCCGTTAAGGCTGCTTCGCTGGGTGGTTCGGGCTTTAGTTGCGTAGCAATACAACGAATACCACTCAGACGTTCTGCACCATA
This sequence is a window from Chroococcidiopsis sp. TS-821. Protein-coding genes within it:
- a CDS encoding ATP-binding protein, with protein sequence MLDTHSLEEVAQALGSPRDELEFLEESLFKRQFEAARASIKQMLNVQYRMHPHIMGAINQFYENKLECGILKPEIQRAHKLAGTIFQEKQHIVWISTPIGKGFEEQRDGHSFFNLREVDIIEKLCRQIEDVWTSKVANGKPKKEIAVITFYGAQLRKIDRRLDAQAFPSLHIRTGTVDRFQGMERPVTIVSMVRNNRDGDVGFAKKPERVNVAFSRAQELLIVVGCHDLFTQQAGRSGSMYLNVSHVVRRHEGFIDVSRILG
- a CDS encoding phospholipase D-like domain-containing protein, yielding MFRAFSAKPIEPQLQKWVDEIEAQSSGLTVLAARQFCYSVYQIPVEVTISEPRKFNVLEEFVLRAGIELDPPPTEDELATVLGLDSVFVRNITANLRALQTLESTPTIAVTPQGRQFYQQGSVPQPPTKVQIYAIADPLVGNLTFQFDSLNDIIFNQLDLANFVTLENRIPDISSLPLTELQQFIQASGLGLHAPESGKAIAACCVVTPTQTLWRTMSLFVIFDGLEDKLRLQVRRGKQILEEASRWLEELKVEGKIRLDALCDLSDDIIAKERAATLNQKNAEVEARLEKIRQQALETARIQRQQLQDLIPETGTAIQLRDGEIHQAFFDVLDRAQYQILIYSPWVSEAVVDNELLQLLQKAADRGVWILIGHGIARKQEDEDRPIPLEVEAKLRAIETPEGLSAVQIYWLGNSHAKEIIVDGKVHLCGSHNWLSYRGDWLPRGETVYKVTIPTQVQEARKFLAQRFQVRAQKLWDAAMLTRNPAQAEVPLCIWGALGMEEIALHQLEQHHFLELLPVWLRVVCQGLRLDLTPRLLNAVAAALSLLAEVSEQEPYIKELKAGWYQVMRAIAKRDRNTALTLLNDRAWSQFIRLGMTHTPKDSPEEFILRCP
- a CDS encoding RuBisCO accumulation factor 1, with translation MTELPANPANSGGKESSEAIEELLRSLRQKQGNWVEWGRACAKLQKSGYSSQAIFEATGFEPVQQNQIIVGAQVYDSIEKAEAPPEVRSHYAQRGSDVLYELRLLTQAERAAAAELILLHRLDVDEAKEVAKAVKEFSRFRTLPTGFSNHPGDAIAYQCWKLARQKNDLQERSRLIAKGLRFAHTATAREQIEQLLVDFTAVSKRPAPRLPFYRLEAEEELPRLVPVVGEMPLKADDIKAVPLVEELEPFRMVKFAGEQAWVPLPGWQVVLGTTDPIAILCTSDRLPNQTDSSKEQVLVIVDRAQREWDANSYFVVEQSGQLEFQWFDSATETPLLGRIVLVLRPKRIVDEELTKDSWQIDE
- the ubiE gene encoding bifunctional demethylmenaquinone methyltransferase/2-methoxy-6-polyprenyl-1,4-benzoquinol methylase UbiE, encoding MTSTQIRDIFDRIAPVYDQMNDWLSLGQHRIWKQMTVKWSGAQAGDTCLDLCCGSGDLALRLSRVVGTTGHVYGVDFSPQLLAIAQQRSQRHSTSITWIEADVLALPFADNFFDAATMGYGLRNVVDIPRCLQELHRVLRPGAKAAILDFHRPSNSQMRAFQQWYLDTIVVPLARQLGLTEEYAYISPSLERFPTGSEQVKLAQDAGFTKATHYPIASGMMGVLTIKKS
- a CDS encoding DUF445 domain-containing protein — translated: MDWSNLWLYAAPPVLGAIIGYFTNDIAIKMLFRPYRTLYIGGKRVPFTPGLIPRNQERLAMRVADTIMGSLLTPEELQNLARRLLQPERVQAGILWLLRLALDQIRLDKEQKTAKIIANILRDLLGQSLPRLLKVLARREDFLEAQINQIFDQVLLEFQLSDEQATKLADWLLQVVLPPDVIRQLLVDFLTDRTIQIIDEGFREKASGTYWVVANLFGLRNTLTRLRTYCLDEKEATNERIQELIRSLEVRNRLKTWLQNLSLQNLPVSTVRQLRKTIRDTIRSYLQLRGGEFLQGLSDSLDWENIASILLNRLRNSAVVNTSLDVVSKELALILERYLERDLENIVAQAIPILSIDQVIVDRVKSTSAADLETAVEGIVKNELQAIVNLGGVLGFVVGLLQTVFLVIRNF
- the hflX gene encoding GTPase HflX, with protein sequence MPIETIYGNLHGLKSSQIKQLQRLYQQRLPGDRPTTPEFAQRLAAISTEINQPVCAYVNRRGQVIRVGVGTPRQTQIPPLELPRYGAERLSGIRCIATQLKPEPPSEAALTAMALQRLDVLAVLNITGSGFQRRGGGATGYVKETYLAHLVPSTEAAETDTQQTRTAPLASWSVSQPLSLDVLSNQDFLDLVEGLEAEFRREYVATQVDTDRDRVLIVGVQTDDITPQAFQDTLDELARLVDSAGGEVLQTFRQKRSRPHPQTAVGEGKVQEIALTAQTLGANLIVFDRDLSPAQVRNLETQIGIRVVDRTEVILDIFAQRARTRAGKLQVELAQLEYMLPRLTGRGQAMSRLGGGIGTRGPGETKLETERRAIARRIAKLQEEVNQLQAHRSRLRQQRQHREVPSVAIVGYTNAGKSTLLNALTNAEVYTADQLFATLDPTTRRLVIPGVSGEPQTIVLTDTVGFIHELPASLMDAFRATLEEVTEADALLHVVDLSHPAWQSQIRSVMSILSEMPVTPGPMLIALNKVDCVDSDTLAVAQEEFPQAVYISASERLGLETLRQRLGQLVRYTTTLNSGITSQNPDS